One window of Oscillatoria salina IIICB1 genomic DNA carries:
- a CDS encoding non-ribosomal peptide synthetase, with product MSLKDLSELSVEEKRKFLTQFLQKAQSTGTSNLSFEQLRLWAIAQLDPTVPAHSFAALKLYGSLQIEILQRSLSQVIQRHELLRTTLIELEGQPLKVVTPTQSLQLSVIDLSEISQEEQASKIQEIAQADVQQPFALNQKPLFRVTVVRLRAAESLLLVTMHQIVADSSSVEIFVRELIALYDAFVNNLSLPLPKVKSPFGDFVTWEKKWLQTQPAKEQLDYWRTQLAGLSGLKLAIARSQPTGKTYRSEVRCCKLPSDLVNQLEALGKQEDVTLFVTLLTAFQVLLARYCQQEDIALGTLVSHRVRSQWQDAIGPLTNTLVLRTDLSGNPSLKTLWQRVRQVCVEAYAHQDFPFAKLVEILQLQQRLNEFALIMFQFQERSVDDLGELSSLSVTPLDLPIKTTLFDLTLSAITTEEGIDLQVEFNTDRFESASIERMLGHLQVLLEAMVADSSRCWSEIPMITEPERHQLLVEWNQTSYAYPQVLIQELIEAQVKRSPQTVAVVCDNRQLTYSQLNEQANQLARYLRSLGVSQETRVGICLERSPDLVVGLLAIFKAGGVYVPLDRDYPRQRIQYMLADSQVQILVTQQSFLDILPESSPPTVCLDRDAGAIAPFPATDLLPNTTPDSLAYIIYTSGSTGNPKGVTIAHRSVVSDLGWRQRQFPLTERDRVLQNFSYCFDPSIPATFWPLTVGAQVVIVPSSELYDSIILMKRMVEHQISVYAAAPSLQTVLWEEPNLVPTSLRYILCGGERLSGELQQRFFKYLSAEVYNIYGPTETTVEATFWRCPRVDNPQVAPIGRPIANLQIYLLDHHYQPVPIGVPGEIYIGGVGLARGYHNRPDLTAERFVPHPFSSEPGARLYRTGDLGKYREDGSVEFLGRIDDQVKIRGFRIEIGEIEAAIDLHPAVREAAAIVDKDRFGELRLLGYVVLKNTATLSPEALRSFLKESLPDYTIPKLWVFLDELPRTPNGKINRQALPSPEVRQFEDAKVITSPRTPLEIEIAQAFATVLGVERVGVNENLFELGGTSLIVARLTSRLSNKYNVSIPLDYFFKVPTVEGVARVIEMYQQGGLEGAIADSTAAQLESEAVLDPEITPAGLSVANYCDPNSVLVTGATGYLGAFIVQQLLKKTKADVYCLVRAANPEEGKRRLEKTLRLYLIWEDSFQTRIHPVIGDLEKPLLGLSAQQFLDLAAAVDTIYHSGALVNFIYPYSRLKAPNVQGTQEILRLACQVKLKSVHFVSTLDVLLSTHAPRPFLENDRALHNPVQVPYGYPRSKWVAEKIVTLARDRGIPVCIYRAGLMMSHSETGATQTNDYLLVALRGFIPLGILPDYRRIIDPIPVDYAAQAIVHLSRQESSLGKHFHLWNPYPVPLSKLYEWIDSFGYRLKMVSFEEARQQAIKVESSHPLYSLVPLIRDEDEEPPVALDPQFIDTHHPELECQNTLKGLEGSGIECPPMNEKLMHLCLAYLVEIGFLEAPTSK from the coding sequence ATGAGTTTAAAAGACCTCTCCGAGTTGTCTGTAGAAGAGAAACGGAAATTTCTCACACAGTTTTTACAAAAAGCACAAAGCACAGGTACTTCTAATCTGTCCTTTGAGCAACTGCGACTTTGGGCGATCGCTCAGTTAGATCCCACTGTACCAGCTCATAGCTTTGCCGCCTTAAAACTATATGGCTCGTTGCAGATAGAAATCCTTCAGCGCAGTCTTTCTCAAGTAATACAGCGTCACGAGTTACTGCGAACCACTTTAATCGAGTTGGAAGGTCAACCGCTAAAAGTCGTCACTCCAACTCAATCGCTTCAGTTATCCGTCATAGACTTGAGCGAGATTTCTCAAGAGGAGCAAGCTAGCAAAATTCAGGAAATTGCCCAAGCAGATGTACAACAACCTTTTGCTCTGAATCAAAAACCTTTGTTTCGGGTCACTGTGGTGCGACTTAGGGCAGCAGAATCGTTACTATTGGTGACAATGCACCAGATTGTGGCAGATTCCAGTTCGGTCGAGATTTTTGTGCGCGAGCTAATCGCTTTATACGACGCTTTTGTGAATAACTTGTCACTTCCCTTACCGAAAGTGAAATCCCCATTCGGCGATTTCGTAACTTGGGAAAAAAAGTGGTTACAAACACAACCAGCAAAGGAACAGCTTGATTATTGGCGCACCCAGCTTGCGGGGCTGAGTGGCTTGAAACTAGCTATTGCTCGCTCTCAACCTACAGGGAAGACTTATCGTAGTGAAGTTCGTTGTTGCAAGTTACCCAGCGATTTAGTCAACCAACTTGAAGCGCTAGGGAAGCAAGAGGATGTAACTTTGTTCGTGACTTTGTTAACGGCATTTCAAGTCTTATTAGCACGTTATTGCCAACAAGAAGATATTGCTTTAGGGACTTTAGTTTCTCATCGGGTGCGTTCCCAATGGCAAGATGCGATCGGACCTTTGACAAATACATTAGTTTTGCGCACGGATTTATCGGGTAATCCTTCTTTAAAAACACTCTGGCAACGAGTACGTCAAGTTTGTGTAGAAGCTTACGCTCATCAAGATTTTCCCTTTGCGAAACTGGTTGAAATTCTCCAGTTACAACAACGTCTGAACGAGTTTGCGCTCATCATGTTCCAGTTTCAAGAGCGCTCTGTGGATGATTTGGGAGAGTTGTCGTCTTTGAGTGTAACGCCCCTGGATCTACCAATCAAGACCACACTTTTTGACCTAACGCTTTCAGCTATAACCACAGAGGAAGGAATAGATTTGCAAGTCGAGTTCAACACAGATCGATTTGAGTCAGCCTCGATCGAGCGAATGTTGGGACATCTGCAAGTGCTTTTAGAAGCTATGGTTGCCGACTCTAGCCGATGTTGGTCAGAAATTCCCATGATTACAGAGCCAGAGCGTCATCAGTTGCTAGTGGAGTGGAATCAAACCAGTTATGCTTATCCCCAGGTTTTAATTCAGGAACTAATTGAAGCTCAAGTTAAGAGATCGCCCCAGACGGTGGCTGTAGTTTGTGACAATCGACAATTAACCTATTCTCAACTGAACGAACAAGCAAACCAACTAGCACGTTATCTGCGCTCGTTAGGTGTGAGTCAGGAAACTAGAGTGGGAATTTGCCTAGAGCGATCGCCAGATCTGGTAGTGGGATTACTCGCCATTTTCAAAGCAGGTGGTGTTTATGTTCCCCTCGATCGAGACTATCCTCGCCAACGGATTCAATATATGTTGGCAGATAGCCAAGTCCAAATTCTGGTGACGCAACAATCATTTTTAGATATTTTACCGGAGTCAAGTCCCCCTACCGTTTGCCTGGATCGGGATGCGGGCGCGATCGCCCCATTTCCCGCCACCGATTTACTCCCCAACACAACTCCCGATTCTCTGGCTTATATTATTTACACGTCCGGCTCTACCGGAAACCCCAAAGGCGTAACGATCGCCCATCGCAGTGTCGTCAGCGATCTCGGTTGGCGACAGCGCCAATTCCCCCTCACAGAGCGCGATCGCGTCTTACAAAACTTTTCCTATTGCTTCGATCCCTCCATCCCAGCTACATTCTGGCCGCTAACTGTGGGAGCGCAAGTTGTCATTGTTCCTTCCAGCGAACTCTATGACAGTATAATTTTGATGAAGCGGATGGTAGAACACCAGATCTCAGTTTACGCGGCGGCTCCCTCTCTCCAAACAGTGTTATGGGAAGAACCCAATCTTGTCCCCACCAGCCTGCGTTATATCCTCTGCGGCGGCGAACGTTTAAGCGGAGAACTGCAACAGCGCTTCTTCAAATACTTATCCGCAGAAGTCTATAACATTTACGGTCCGACAGAAACCACCGTTGAAGCCACCTTCTGGCGTTGTCCGCGTGTGGACAACCCCCAAGTTGCTCCCATTGGTCGTCCGATTGCCAATCTTCAAATCTACTTACTAGACCACCATTATCAACCTGTTCCCATTGGTGTACCCGGTGAGATTTATATTGGCGGTGTGGGTTTGGCGCGGGGATACCATAACCGCCCCGACTTAACGGCAGAAAGATTTGTTCCTCACCCCTTTAGCTCAGAACCAGGGGCGCGTCTTTACCGCACAGGCGATCTCGGAAAATACCGCGAGGACGGCAGTGTTGAGTTTCTCGGACGTATTGACGATCAAGTAAAAATTCGCGGTTTTCGCATTGAAATCGGCGAAATTGAGGCAGCGATCGATTTACATCCGGCGGTACGCGAAGCAGCCGCGATCGTTGACAAAGATCGCTTTGGTGAACTGAGATTGCTGGGTTATGTTGTTCTCAAAAATACTGCAACTCTCTCGCCAGAAGCACTCCGCTCTTTTTTAAAAGAAAGTCTACCGGACTATACGATCCCCAAATTATGGGTATTCCTTGATGAACTACCACGAACCCCCAATGGCAAAATTAATCGCCAAGCCCTCCCCTCTCCTGAAGTTCGCCAGTTTGAGGACGCGAAAGTAATTACTTCCCCACGAACACCTCTCGAAATTGAGATTGCTCAAGCTTTTGCTACTGTGTTGGGTGTTGAACGTGTGGGGGTGAATGAAAACTTATTTGAGCTTGGTGGTACTTCCTTGATCGTGGCGCGACTGACTTCACGTTTGTCTAACAAATATAATGTTTCCATTCCCCTAGATTATTTTTTCAAAGTCCCTACTGTAGAAGGTGTAGCTCGTGTAATTGAAATGTATCAGCAAGGGGGACTAGAAGGAGCGATCGCTGATAGTACCGCCGCACAACTTGAATCAGAAGCTGTCCTCGATCCGGAGATTACCCCAGCAGGGCTGTCTGTTGCCAACTATTGCGACCCCAATTCGGTTTTGGTAACAGGGGCTACTGGATATCTGGGAGCATTTATAGTTCAACAATTACTCAAAAAAACGAAAGCAGATGTTTATTGCTTGGTACGAGCAGCCAATCCTGAAGAAGGCAAAAGACGACTGGAAAAAACACTACGGTTGTACTTAATTTGGGAAGATTCTTTTCAGACTAGAATTCATCCGGTTATTGGTGACTTAGAGAAACCTTTACTTGGTCTTTCTGCTCAGCAGTTTTTAGATTTAGCGGCGGCTGTTGATACGATTTATCACAGTGGGGCATTAGTAAACTTTATTTATCCTTATTCCCGCTTAAAAGCACCCAACGTTCAAGGAACACAAGAGATTCTGCGCTTAGCCTGTCAGGTCAAACTCAAATCCGTTCACTTTGTCTCGACCCTTGATGTGCTGCTCTCTACCCATGCACCTCGTCCTTTCCTCGAAAATGACCGCGCGCTCCACAATCCCGTTCAAGTCCCTTATGGCTATCCCAGAAGTAAATGGGTCGCTGAAAAAATTGTCACCCTCGCTCGCGATCGCGGCATTCCTGTTTGCATTTATCGAGCGGGACTGATGATGAGTCACAGTGAAACTGGAGCAACCCAAACTAACGACTATTTGTTAGTAGCTTTAAGAGGTTTTATTCCTCTAGGGATCTTACCGGATTATCGGCGGATTATCGATCCAATTCCCGTTGATTATGCGGCTCAAGCTATTGTGCATCTTTCTCGGCAAGAAAGCTCGCTCGGAAAACATTTCCATCTTTGGAATCCTTATCCAGTTCCTTTGAGTAAGTTATATGAGTGGATTGATTCTTTTGGTTATCGACTCAAAATGGTTTCTTTTGAGGAAGCTCGCCAACAAGCGATTAAAGTTGAATCATCCCATCCTTTGTATTCTCTTGTTCCTCTGATTCGCGATGAAGATGAAGAACCTCCCGTCGCCCTCGATCCACAATTTATTGATACCCATCATCCAGAACTAGAATGTCAAAATACGTTAAAGGGGCTTGAAGGAAGTGGTATTGAATGTCCGCCGATGAATGAAAAGTTGATGCACCTTTGTCTTGCTTATTTGGTTGAAATCGGTTTTCTGGAAGCACCGACAAGCAAATGA
- a CDS encoding class I SAM-dependent methyltransferase, whose amino-acid sequence MFKNWLLDQEIYNYVLAVSLHENEILRQLREETEQLQESAMLIPPEEGQFIAFLIQLIGAKKTLEIGVFTGYSTLWTALALPPDGRAIACDRNAQWTAIAQRYWKQAGVNHKIDLRLGEALQTLDNLLENSQAETFDFIFIDADKENDLEYFEKALQLARPGGLIAIDNALWSGLVVDSTVQDPETRAIRTLNQKLYSDERIQLSLLPIADGLTLARKKE is encoded by the coding sequence ATGTTCAAAAATTGGTTGCTCGACCAAGAGATATATAACTATGTACTCGCAGTATCGCTCCACGAAAATGAAATTTTACGCCAACTGAGAGAGGAAACAGAACAACTGCAAGAATCAGCTATGCTGATTCCCCCAGAAGAAGGTCAATTTATTGCCTTTTTAATACAGCTTATTGGTGCGAAAAAAACCCTGGAAATAGGGGTTTTTACAGGTTACAGCACGCTCTGGACTGCCTTAGCCCTACCTCCAGACGGGCGCGCGATCGCCTGCGATCGCAACGCACAATGGACGGCGATCGCTCAACGTTACTGGAAACAAGCAGGTGTAAACCACAAAATTGATTTGCGCTTAGGAGAAGCTTTACAGACACTGGACAACTTACTTGAAAACTCTCAGGCAGAAACTTTTGATTTTATTTTTATCGATGCCGACAAAGAAAACGATCTAGAATATTTTGAAAAAGCCTTGCAGTTGGCACGCCCAGGTGGATTAATTGCCATCGATAATGCACTTTGGTCTGGACTTGTCGTCGATTCCACAGTTCAAGATCCTGAAACAAGAGCAATTCGTACGCTCAACCAGAAACTATACAGCGACGAGCGCATTCAACTGAGTCTTTTACCCATCGCTGATGGATTAACCTTGGCACGCAAGAAGGAATGA
- a CDS encoding ubiquinone/menaquinone biosynthesis methyltransferase, translating to MQAQIGFRSPTPQSMYSEVAQRYDLLHSILTFGLARQWHHKAARQLELPPKGRILDLATGTASLALAIATVAPQDSVIIGGDINEQMLAVARKRLQKSRSQTAIELKNFSAEALPFHDCLFDAVTMAFALDDLKNSQVCLQEIFRVLKPDGQILILDLSLPDAPWMLSLYRIFLWFLPRISHLFSEGNSSNLSEEILAYQGRLAREELIKNTGFTQYQAHSLSGGLVTIHLARKPK from the coding sequence ATGCAAGCTCAGATAGGGTTTCGATCGCCAACCCCCCAATCAATGTACAGCGAAGTCGCACAGCGCTACGATCTTCTACACTCGATCTTGACTTTTGGGTTAGCTCGACAATGGCACCACAAGGCAGCTAGACAACTGGAACTTCCGCCAAAAGGACGCATTCTTGACCTTGCCACAGGTACGGCAAGCTTAGCATTAGCGATCGCTACAGTTGCACCCCAAGATTCGGTCATTATCGGCGGTGACATTAACGAGCAAATGCTCGCAGTTGCTCGCAAACGTCTGCAAAAGTCTCGTTCCCAAACTGCGATTGAACTGAAAAATTTCTCCGCAGAAGCTTTGCCTTTTCATGATTGTCTCTTTGATGCAGTGACCATGGCTTTTGCCCTTGACGACCTCAAAAATAGTCAAGTTTGCCTACAAGAAATTTTTCGCGTACTTAAACCCGATGGACAAATTTTAATCCTCGATCTTTCCCTTCCCGATGCCCCTTGGATGTTGAGTTTATACCGAATTTTTTTATGGTTTCTCCCGAGGATTTCTCACTTATTTTCTGAGGGTAACTCTAGTAATCTCTCAGAAGAGATTCTCGCCTATCAAGGACGATTAGCCAGGGAAGAACTAATCAAGAATACGGGCTTTACTCAATATCAAGCGCACAGTCTTTCTGGTGGGCTTGTCACCATCCATTTAGCCAGAAAACCAAAGTAA
- a CDS encoding acetylserotonin O-methyltransferase: MDLPCSDRQKSNTTHPHYLTTKPELQKVYLSGMKMTNSVKKDESPLEMNDLNLLLFGHAAFQYLYAGCELGVFQLLSKQPNLSKSEIGSLLKLEPYPSKCLLFGLTALKLIIKTGETYQNSSIIQKLFEDETWQEFFDIVLFEARIVYVGQLDFVESLRQNKNVGLRQFPGKGADFYHRLAENPEIEKIFYQYMSSWSKLTNPLLLEKVDFSKFNKIVDVSGGDATNAIAIANKYPHLQISLLEIPDSCPIAQKKIDRHGLTNQIHVRGCDIFVDDFPQEQECFLFIHVLVIWTLAENTLLLRRAYEALKPGGSAIIFNSISSDREDGPVMSALDSAYFVSLPATGGMIYTWNDHEQCLREAGFTKIERIPCNFWTPHGIIIATK, from the coding sequence ATGGATTTGCCCTGTAGCGATCGCCAAAAATCAAATACTACTCACCCCCATTACTTGACCACCAAACCAGAATTGCAAAAAGTCTATCTATCAGGTATGAAAATGACTAACTCGGTTAAAAAAGACGAAAGTCCTCTAGAAATGAACGATCTGAATCTGCTACTTTTTGGTCACGCTGCCTTTCAGTATCTCTATGCTGGTTGTGAACTAGGAGTATTTCAATTACTCTCAAAACAACCTAATCTCTCCAAATCTGAAATTGGCAGTCTACTCAAGTTAGAACCCTATCCCAGCAAATGTTTACTCTTTGGCTTAACTGCCTTAAAACTTATTATTAAAACCGGAGAAACTTATCAAAATAGTTCAATAATTCAAAAGCTATTTGAAGATGAAACTTGGCAGGAATTCTTTGATATAGTTCTTTTCGAGGCTCGCATTGTTTATGTCGGACAATTAGATTTTGTCGAGTCCCTGCGCCAAAATAAAAACGTCGGACTTCGTCAATTCCCTGGCAAAGGTGCTGATTTTTATCATCGTTTAGCAGAAAACCCAGAAATAGAAAAAATCTTCTATCAATATATGAGTTCTTGGTCGAAACTAACCAATCCTTTATTGTTAGAAAAAGTAGACTTTTCTAAATTCAACAAAATCGTAGATGTCAGTGGCGGCGACGCAACCAATGCCATTGCTATAGCTAATAAATATCCGCACCTCCAAATTTCTCTACTCGAAATTCCTGATAGTTGTCCTATTGCTCAAAAGAAAATCGATCGACATGGTTTAACTAATCAGATTCACGTTCGCGGATGTGACATTTTTGTTGACGATTTTCCCCAAGAACAAGAGTGCTTTCTCTTTATTCACGTACTAGTGATTTGGACTTTAGCAGAAAATACATTATTACTCCGTCGCGCTTACGAAGCACTCAAACCTGGGGGAAGCGCGATAATTTTCAATTCAATTTCCTCAGATCGCGAAGATGGACCCGTTATGAGCGCTCTTGATTCAGCTTACTTTGTTTCTTTACCTGCGACAGGGGGAATGATTTATACTTGGAACGATCACGAACAGTGTCTTAGAGAAGCTGGATTTACAAAAATAGAGCGAATTCCCTGTAATTTCTGGACTCCTCACGGAATCATTATTGCCACCAAATAG
- a CDS encoding MbtH family protein, which translates to MSTYEQENATIYKVVVNHEEQYSIWPVDRENPLGWKDAGKSGKKEECLSYIKEVWVDMRPLSLRQKMADMEN; encoded by the coding sequence ATGAGTACATACGAACAAGAGAACGCAACAATTTATAAAGTTGTCGTCAATCACGAAGAACAATATTCTATCTGGCCCGTAGACCGTGAAAATCCTCTAGGTTGGAAAGATGCTGGGAAAAGTGGGAAGAAGGAGGAATGTTTATCCTACATAAAAGAAGTATGGGTTGATATGAGACCCCTTAGCCTACGTCAAAAAATGGCAGATATGGAAAATTAG
- a CDS encoding aromatic ring-hydroxylating dioxygenase subunit alpha, with the protein MDTYQSFQQNPSDSVEKLLEESETFQWTKQWYPLAVVAFLDPTRPHSIQLLGKELVFWRDGGSQWRCFDNFCPHRGVPFSEGRIESDGTLLCAYHGWRFNGEGKCVSIPQSLDKLTEAKHCSNPKSCAIAYPTQECQGLLWVWAESGEQALLESQLRKPRIIPELEEYSDRIQSLTPYVRDFPYGWDFFMENLSDPAHGPISHHNIVGNRYKDAKYFDMVPVKKISTQEGFSFEITPSIYSKVKRFFHDFQPPCCLKITYTYEDDSRLILAFYASPTRPGWCRHIGCQILVKNEQKKQPRSLFLFGFPLPAWFSHIMSSLFAQQDLVFLHYQEKFLTKWEKSQWLEELYLPNPQDKMVVTFRKWLEYRAGGEIPWASGCNPELPPPERDKQKLFDLWTTHTQHCLVCQNALKNINRLTVLVYLASIVCLCLGILVDARSVAVQILAGQMRTFSSALVVPPSGLFWWAVGSAIFFALVGYMLKKFSRFFYVYEFEHSQND; encoded by the coding sequence ATGGATACTTATCAAAGTTTTCAACAGAACCCATCAGATTCTGTCGAGAAATTACTCGAAGAAAGCGAGACATTCCAGTGGACGAAACAATGGTATCCGTTAGCTGTTGTAGCATTTTTAGATCCAACCCGTCCCCACAGTATCCAATTACTAGGTAAGGAACTTGTCTTCTGGCGTGATGGAGGAAGTCAATGGCGTTGCTTTGACAATTTCTGTCCTCATCGGGGAGTCCCTTTTTCTGAAGGTCGTATCGAGTCTGATGGTACTTTATTATGTGCTTATCATGGCTGGCGCTTTAACGGAGAAGGAAAATGTGTCAGTATACCCCAGTCTCTCGATAAGTTAACTGAAGCCAAACATTGCTCGAATCCGAAGTCTTGTGCTATAGCTTATCCAACCCAGGAATGTCAAGGTTTGCTCTGGGTATGGGCAGAATCTGGCGAACAAGCTTTGTTGGAAAGTCAGTTAAGGAAACCCCGAATTATTCCAGAGCTAGAAGAATACTCAGATAGAATCCAGAGTTTAACTCCTTACGTGCGAGATTTTCCCTATGGATGGGATTTCTTTATGGAAAATCTCTCAGATCCCGCTCACGGACCAATTTCTCACCATAACATTGTCGGAAATCGGTATAAAGATGCCAAGTATTTCGACATGGTTCCAGTTAAAAAAATCTCGACACAGGAAGGTTTTTCCTTTGAAATTACTCCATCTATCTATTCAAAAGTTAAGCGATTTTTTCATGATTTTCAGCCTCCCTGCTGTTTAAAAATCACCTACACCTATGAGGACGATAGCCGCTTAATTTTGGCATTCTATGCCAGTCCCACTCGTCCGGGCTGGTGTCGTCATATTGGATGTCAGATCTTGGTTAAAAATGAGCAAAAGAAACAACCGAGAAGTTTGTTTTTGTTTGGTTTTCCCTTACCAGCTTGGTTCAGTCACATCATGTCCTCGCTTTTTGCTCAACAAGATTTAGTATTTCTTCATTATCAAGAGAAATTTTTAACTAAATGGGAGAAAAGTCAATGGCTGGAAGAACTCTATCTGCCCAATCCTCAAGATAAAATGGTTGTTACCTTCCGGAAGTGGTTAGAGTATAGAGCTGGAGGTGAGATTCCTTGGGCTTCAGGATGCAACCCGGAACTCCCACCACCAGAGCGGGATAAGCAGAAGCTTTTCGATCTCTGGACAACTCATACACAACACTGCCTTGTTTGCCAAAATGCTTTAAAAAATATCAATCGCTTGACTGTGTTAGTTTATCTTGCTTCTATTGTTTGTTTGTGCTTGGGTATACTTGTGGATGCTCGTTCTGTAGCGGTTCAAATACTTGCAGGACAAATGAGAACCTTTTCCTCAGCTTTAGTTGTTCCTCCTAGTGGCTTATTTTGGTGGGCTGTTGGCAGTGCAATCTTTTTTGCTTTAGTGGGGTATATGTTAAAAAAATTCAGCCGCTTTTTCTATGTTTATGAGTTTGAGCATTCTCAGAATGATTGA
- a CDS encoding class I SAM-dependent methyltransferase, with protein sequence MKRVHLFEFVDQRWFPKTVRELNTDYLQFLWKMYRVYEPVVPYITKVMRHMKTREVLDLCSGSSGPWTQLLPIFAEQNYPVSVTLTDKYPNIPAFEKISAQTTGQIKYIADEVDATAIPVELQGVRTIFASYHHLPPKQARLVLQNAVKNQTAICIFESTERRWENLVLNTLFSPLTVLFLTPFIKPFNWSRFFWAYMTPVVVLSFVWDGFVSNMRTYSEQDLKEMVSAIASEGYHWDIGKIYPPHLKSLPIAYLIGYPEQPNAA encoded by the coding sequence ATGAAGCGAGTCCACTTGTTTGAGTTTGTAGATCAACGATGGTTTCCGAAAACGGTCCGCGAACTGAACACTGACTATTTACAATTTCTCTGGAAGATGTATCGGGTTTATGAGCCTGTTGTTCCCTATATTACCAAAGTTATGAGACATATGAAGACAAGAGAAGTTCTTGATTTGTGTTCTGGATCTTCAGGCCCTTGGACTCAACTTCTTCCTATTTTTGCAGAGCAAAATTATCCTGTTTCAGTAACGCTGACAGATAAGTATCCTAATATCCCAGCGTTTGAGAAAATATCGGCACAAACTACTGGACAAATAAAGTACATTGCGGATGAAGTCGATGCTACCGCAATTCCTGTTGAGTTGCAGGGAGTACGAACAATTTTTGCGAGTTATCATCATCTGCCGCCGAAACAAGCTAGGTTGGTTTTACAAAATGCGGTGAAAAATCAAACAGCAATTTGTATTTTTGAATCGACAGAAAGGCGCTGGGAAAATTTGGTACTTAATACACTTTTTAGTCCTTTGACAGTGTTATTTCTGACGCCATTTATTAAACCTTTTAATTGGAGTCGATTTTTTTGGGCTTATATGACTCCAGTAGTGGTATTATCTTTTGTTTGGGATGGTTTTGTGTCTAATATGAGAACCTATTCGGAACAGGATTTAAAAGAGATGGTAAGTGCGATCGCCAGTGAGGGATATCATTGGGACATTGGCAAAATTTATCCTCCTCACTTGAAATCTTTACCGATCGCCTATCTGATTGGATACCCCGAACAACCGAATGCAGCATAG
- a CDS encoding cytochrome P450 encodes MKFPEGPRSPELIQTIELITNSLNYLERCNQRYGDIFTIRFLSYPPSVIVSNPQAIEEIFTADPKIFNLEQGNKILPPALLGANSVIFMDGDRHEERRRLLSPPFRGERMRVYGQLIFDITQQIISQWTIGKPFQVRSAMQQISMQTILRAVFGLNEGNRLQQLENLLTSMMNIFSSPWRSSFLFIEALQRDLGPWSLWGNFLRTRKQADELIYEEIHQRRNDPNLSGEDVLSLAIAARDSQGQSMTPIELRDELMTLLVAGHDNVASSLAWALYWIHRLPEVRKKLLTEIETLGSHPEPLEVTQLPYLEAVCQETLRICPPVLFTFPRILQAPFPIMGYDLEPGTLISPCIYLTHQRPDLYPEPKSFQPERFLAKKFSPFEFFPFGGGNRRCLGVAFAQFEMKLILAKILSHLQLTSTNLDSIKPQLRGGTLAPSENFYLIPTLK; translated from the coding sequence ATGAAATTCCCAGAAGGACCGCGATCGCCAGAGTTAATCCAGACAATCGAGTTAATTACTAATTCTCTAAATTATTTGGAGCGGTGTAATCAACGCTATGGTGACATTTTCACGATCCGCTTTCTGAGCTATCCTCCGTCTGTGATTGTGAGCAATCCCCAGGCGATCGAAGAAATTTTCACCGCCGATCCCAAAATATTTAACTTAGAACAAGGTAATAAGATTTTACCTCCAGCGTTACTGGGAGCGAACTCAGTTATCTTTATGGATGGCGATCGCCATGAGGAGCGACGACGGTTGTTATCTCCTCCGTTTCGCGGGGAGCGAATGCGGGTTTATGGTCAACTGATTTTTGATATTACTCAGCAAATTATTAGCCAATGGACAATAGGTAAACCATTCCAAGTTCGGTCTGCGATGCAACAAATTTCGATGCAGACGATCCTGCGTGCTGTCTTTGGCTTAAATGAGGGAAACCGCCTGCAACAACTTGAAAATTTACTAACTTCAATGATGAATATATTTAGTTCTCCTTGGCGATCTAGCTTTTTATTTATCGAAGCATTACAGCGAGATTTGGGACCCTGGAGTTTGTGGGGAAACTTTCTGCGCACCCGCAAGCAAGCTGACGAACTCATTTATGAAGAAATTCACCAGCGACGAAACGATCCGAATTTGTCTGGTGAAGATGTCCTCAGCTTGGCGATCGCCGCTCGTGATTCACAAGGTCAATCAATGACCCCTATAGAATTACGGGACGAGTTGATGACTTTATTAGTAGCAGGTCACGATAATGTTGCCTCAAGTTTAGCCTGGGCTTTGTACTGGATTCATCGTCTACCGGAAGTCCGCAAAAAGCTACTCACAGAAATAGAAACTCTTGGTTCTCATCCCGAACCCCTGGAAGTTACTCAACTTCCCTATTTAGAAGCAGTTTGTCAGGAAACGTTACGAATATGCCCGCCTGTTTTGTTTACTTTTCCCAGAATTTTACAAGCACCATTTCCAATCATGGGCTACGATTTAGAACCAGGAACTTTGATCTCGCCTTGTATTTACTTAACTCATCAACGACCAGACTTATATCCTGAGCCTAAATCTTTTCAACCCGAACGTTTCTTGGCAAAGAAATTTTCTCCTTTTGAATTTTTTCCTTTTGGGGGTGGTAATCGTCGCTGTCTTGGCGTGGCTTTTGCCCAATTTGAAATGAAGTTGATTCTGGCAAAAATTTTATCTCATCTGCAACTCACCTCAACAAATCTTGATTCAATTAAGCCTCAACTTCGAGGCGGTACTCTTGCTCCTTCAGAAAATTTTTACTTAATTCCTACCTTAAAATAA